The following are encoded in a window of Variovorax paradoxus genomic DNA:
- a CDS encoding bile acid:sodium symporter family protein: MARSRFLPDNFTLTLVAVVTLASLLPASGRVAHFFEGLTTVAIGLLFFLHGAKLSREAILAGITHWRLHLLVFACTFILFPLLGLALRPVLGPLVTPQLYTGVLFLCVLPATVQSAIAFTAMARGNMPAAICSASASTLLGVFITPVLVSLVVLPEGGAVASSSSLDAIGRILLQLLVPFVIGHLSRPLIGKWIQKRAAVLKFVDQGSILLVVYTAFSAAVIEGLWKQIPVSALLGLLLVCGVLLALALGLTTFMARRFGFNIEDEITIVFCGSKKSLASGIPMAKVLFASHAVGAIVLPLMLFHQMQLMVCAVLAQRYARRTAAATAPALRTAE; encoded by the coding sequence ATGGCACGTTCACGCTTTCTTCCTGACAACTTCACGCTCACGCTCGTCGCGGTCGTCACCCTGGCCAGCCTGTTGCCCGCCAGCGGCCGCGTGGCGCATTTCTTCGAAGGCCTGACCACGGTCGCGATCGGGTTGCTGTTCTTTTTGCACGGCGCCAAGCTGTCGCGCGAGGCGATCCTTGCGGGCATCACGCATTGGCGGCTGCACCTGCTGGTGTTCGCCTGCACGTTCATCCTGTTCCCGCTGCTGGGGCTCGCGCTGCGGCCCGTGCTGGGGCCGCTGGTGACGCCGCAGCTGTACACGGGCGTGCTGTTCCTGTGCGTGCTGCCTGCGACGGTGCAGTCGGCGATTGCGTTCACGGCCATGGCGCGCGGCAACATGCCGGCCGCGATCTGCAGTGCGTCGGCGTCGACGTTGCTGGGCGTGTTCATCACGCCGGTGCTGGTGAGCCTGGTGGTCTTGCCGGAAGGTGGCGCGGTGGCGTCGTCTTCTTCGCTCGATGCGATCGGACGCATCCTGCTGCAGCTGCTGGTGCCGTTCGTCATCGGGCACCTGTCGCGTCCGTTGATCGGCAAGTGGATCCAGAAGCGCGCCGCGGTGCTGAAGTTCGTGGACCAGGGCTCGATCCTGCTGGTGGTCTACACGGCGTTCAGCGCGGCGGTGATCGAAGGGCTCTGGAAGCAGATTCCCGTGAGCGCGCTGCTCGGCCTGCTGCTGGTGTGCGGTGTGCTGCTGGCACTCGCGCTGGGCCTCACGACCTTCATGGCGCGGCGCTTCGGCTTCAACATCGAGGACGAGATCACCATCGTCTTCTGCGGCTCGAAGAAGAGCCTGGCGAGCGGGATTCCGATGGCGAAGGTGCTGTTTGCCTCGCACGCCGTCGGTGCGATCGTGCTGCCGCTGATGCTGTTTCATCAGATGCAGCTCATGGTCTGCGCGGTGCTGGCGCAGCGCTATGCGCGGCGCACTGCCGCAGCCACGGCACCCGCGCTGCGGACGGCCGAGTAG